A window of Lacibacter sediminis contains these coding sequences:
- the bshB1 gene encoding bacillithiol biosynthesis deacetylase BshB1, producing MKLDILAFGVHPDDVELSCAGTLMVEINNGKKVGVIDLTRGELGTRGTAETRREEAAIAANIMGVHVRENLGMRDGFFKNDEEHQMQIIQKIRQYQPEIVICNALVDRHPDHGRSSKLVSDASFLSGLRKIETSFNGEAQQAWRPKYVFHYIQDRYAEPDFIFDISSVFDRKVESIKAYGTQFHNPNPGADEPQTYISTPAYFETIISRHKMFGKRIGVEYGEGFITEKRIGINTFDALIQVST from the coding sequence ATGAAATTAGATATACTCGCATTTGGCGTTCACCCCGATGATGTTGAATTGAGTTGTGCAGGAACATTGATGGTTGAAATTAACAACGGAAAAAAAGTAGGTGTGATCGATCTAACACGTGGTGAACTCGGCACAAGGGGCACCGCAGAAACAAGAAGAGAAGAAGCAGCCATTGCTGCAAATATCATGGGCGTGCATGTAAGAGAGAATTTAGGTATGCGTGATGGCTTCTTTAAAAATGATGAAGAGCATCAAATGCAGATCATTCAAAAGATCCGTCAATACCAACCGGAGATCGTAATCTGTAATGCATTGGTTGATCGTCATCCTGATCATGGACGTTCATCAAAGCTTGTATCCGATGCAAGTTTTTTATCTGGTCTTCGTAAAATTGAAACAAGCTTTAATGGTGAAGCACAGCAGGCATGGCGGCCAAAGTATGTGTTCCATTATATCCAGGATCGTTATGCAGAACCTGATTTTATTTTCGACATCAGTTCGGTATTCGATCGTAAAGTAGAAAGCATTAAAGCATACGGAACACAGTTTCATAATCCTAATCCCGGTGCTGATGAACCACAGACCTATATATCCACACCGGCTTATTTTGAAACAATCATCAGCAGACATAAGATGTTTGGCAAACGCATTGGTGTTGAGTATGGAGAAGGGTTTATTACGGAGAAACGTATAGGTATCAACACGTTCGATGCATTAATACAGGTGAGCACCTAA
- a CDS encoding DUF4294 domain-containing protein, protein MKSYQCISYLSVLLFCLLFSNAALYAQEVLPPHPDSTSPKQIIKTEYGVNDTIYVKAMLINGEIIGGREISEVFVWGGNPKEAEKYWANWTRLRNAVYLTYPYARSAGVVMNDVNKHLENIKAKSDRKKYIKSREKELRSSFTDKVTDLSIYQGKVLMKLINRQTGNNCYEIVHEMKGGFTAGFYQTLMFFAGTSLKQAWNPKDDKFDKQIEDIVLEIDRMYYGAPGYTSAASTVTGRE, encoded by the coding sequence ATGAAGAGTTATCAGTGCATATCATATTTATCTGTACTCCTTTTCTGCTTGCTGTTCAGCAATGCTGCGTTATATGCACAGGAAGTATTGCCACCGCATCCCGATTCAACTTCTCCCAAACAAATCATTAAAACAGAATATGGCGTAAACGATACCATTTACGTGAAAGCTATGCTCATCAATGGTGAGATCATTGGTGGAAGAGAAATCAGTGAAGTATTTGTATGGGGTGGTAATCCAAAAGAAGCGGAGAAATATTGGGCCAATTGGACGAGGTTAAGAAATGCAGTTTATCTCACGTATCCGTATGCCCGTTCTGCAGGTGTGGTGATGAATGATGTAAATAAACATCTCGAAAATATCAAGGCAAAATCTGACCGTAAGAAATACATCAAGTCAAGAGAAAAAGAATTACGATCAAGCTTTACAGATAAGGTAACTGATCTTTCTATTTACCAGGGTAAGGTGTTGATGAAATTGATCAACCGCCAGACAGGTAACAACTGTTACGAAATTGTACATGAAATGAAAGGCGGTTTCACTGCAGGTTTTTACCAGACACTCATGTTCTTTGCAGGCACCAGTTTAAAACAGGCATGGAATCCAAAGGATGATAAATTCGATAAACAGATTGAAGACATCGTTCTGGAAATAGACCGGATGTATTATGGTGCGCCGGGATATACTTCCGCTGCTTCAACTGTAACAGGTCGTGAATAA
- the ccsA gene encoding cytochrome c biogenesis protein CcsA: MPFIGEQLLPGQIGNFLAILSFVASLLATVAYFKATQSQIPSVQQSWKRIARVSFLAEIIAIIGIFAVLYFIISNHRFEYKYAWQHSNYQLPMQYILACFWEGQEGSFLLWSFWHCVLGGIIMLRERKWEAPVMVTISFMQFALATMVIGIYFFDFKLGSNPFVLMRNEGMLSPEQFPIGFDSEGHLRSDYLSFIRDGNGLNPLLQNYWMTIHPPVLFLGFASTIVPFAFAVAGLWKKDFGGWVLPARPWAIFSAGILGLGIMMGAAWAYESLTFGGYWAWDPVENASLVPWLIAICGIHTLIAYKHTGHSLRATFLFFILQFLFIIYSTFLTRSGILGDTSVHAFTDLGMNTQLLVFLLIFVIPSLTLFAIRYKQIPTILKEEAFSSREFWLFVGSLLFFISAIFIIGKTSLPVFNKLFGTKYAPAQDIEYSYNKVLILFSFVIALLTAISQYLKYKQTTGAAFIKSIWLPALIALIASLSISIWGDINYNKYGVGYLAIIHLSIFAAVFGVVANGMYIFTGIKGKMIKAGASIAHVGFGLTLLGILISSSKKEVISWNTSGIMVNFGEQSKENPAENLTLVKGIATDMGKYMVTYQGDSTHPSDPKQYFKIHFKYKNKDEGFTLYPDAFVNFKGNEGIMANPDSKHYLHKDVFTYITSLPNKEKNKDTSTFREHKIKPGDTVFYSQGFLVLDNVGRDIKRKNIPYESTDSVFAASVTVYAKDSSRYAAEPLLILRGNNIMPVADTVISQSLVLAFSGAEADGIKLGVKESNSVLEYVTLKAYQFPMINVLWLGILLMTFGSMLATWNHIQKNRRSELKSV; this comes from the coding sequence ATGCCATTTATAGGTGAACAGTTATTGCCCGGACAGATCGGAAATTTTTTAGCTATTCTTTCATTCGTCGCCTCATTACTGGCAACAGTTGCTTACTTCAAAGCAACACAATCCCAAATACCATCAGTACAGCAAAGCTGGAAACGGATTGCACGTGTTTCATTCCTTGCAGAGATCATTGCCATCATCGGCATTTTTGCAGTACTCTATTTCATTATTTCTAATCATCGGTTCGAATACAAATATGCCTGGCAGCACAGTAACTACCAGTTGCCCATGCAATACATTCTTGCCTGTTTCTGGGAAGGACAGGAGGGCAGCTTCCTGCTCTGGAGTTTCTGGCATTGTGTGTTAGGTGGCATTATCATGTTGCGTGAAAGGAAATGGGAAGCGCCTGTTATGGTGACCATCAGCTTTATGCAGTTTGCGTTGGCTACCATGGTCATAGGTATTTACTTCTTCGATTTTAAACTAGGTAGTAATCCGTTTGTGTTGATGCGTAATGAAGGGATGCTGAGTCCTGAGCAATTCCCGATCGGGTTTGATTCAGAAGGTCATTTACGCAGCGATTACCTGAGCTTTATACGTGATGGAAATGGATTGAACCCTTTGTTACAGAACTATTGGATGACAATTCACCCGCCAGTCCTCTTCCTCGGTTTTGCCAGCACCATTGTTCCGTTTGCATTTGCTGTTGCCGGACTATGGAAGAAGGATTTTGGCGGTTGGGTATTACCTGCCCGTCCATGGGCCATTTTCAGTGCCGGTATTCTTGGTTTGGGTATTATGATGGGCGCTGCATGGGCTTATGAAAGTTTAACCTTTGGTGGCTACTGGGCTTGGGATCCTGTAGAGAATGCATCGCTGGTGCCTTGGTTAATCGCCATTTGTGGTATCCATACGTTGATCGCTTATAAACACACTGGTCATTCTTTACGAGCTACCTTCTTATTTTTTATACTGCAGTTCCTGTTCATCATCTATTCCACCTTTTTAACACGTAGTGGAATTTTAGGCGATACAAGTGTCCATGCGTTTACAGACCTCGGCATGAATACTCAGTTGCTGGTCTTTCTGTTGATTTTTGTTATTCCTTCATTGACGTTGTTTGCAATTCGATACAAGCAAATACCAACTATCCTGAAAGAAGAAGCATTCAGCTCAAGAGAGTTCTGGTTATTCGTCGGTTCGTTATTGTTCTTTATTTCGGCCATCTTCATTATCGGAAAAACATCGTTACCGGTATTCAATAAACTTTTCGGAACCAAATATGCACCTGCGCAGGACATTGAATATTCTTACAACAAAGTGCTGATTCTTTTTTCATTTGTGATCGCACTGCTTACCGCCATCAGTCAGTATTTAAAATACAAACAAACAACCGGAGCTGCTTTCATTAAGTCAATCTGGTTGCCGGCATTAATTGCCTTGATCGCTTCTTTAAGCATCAGCATTTGGGGCGATATCAATTATAACAAATACGGAGTAGGTTATCTGGCGATCATCCACCTCAGCATTTTTGCTGCTGTGTTTGGTGTTGTTGCCAATGGCATGTACATCTTTACCGGCATCAAAGGAAAGATGATCAAAGCCGGTGCATCCATTGCACACGTTGGGTTTGGTTTAACCTTGCTTGGTATTCTCATCTCTTCCTCAAAGAAAGAAGTGATCAGTTGGAACACGAGTGGTATCATGGTTAATTTTGGCGAGCAGAGCAAAGAAAACCCTGCTGAGAACTTAACCTTGGTAAAAGGTATTGCAACAGACATGGGTAAGTACATGGTGACTTACCAGGGCGATTCAACCCATCCATCTGATCCCAAGCAATATTTCAAAATTCATTTCAAGTATAAGAATAAGGACGAAGGGTTTACACTTTATCCTGATGCATTTGTGAACTTCAAAGGCAACGAAGGCATTATGGCTAACCCTGACAGTAAACACTATCTCCATAAAGATGTATTTACTTACATCACATCATTGCCCAACAAAGAAAAAAATAAAGACACTTCTACGTTCAGGGAACATAAAATAAAGCCGGGCGATACTGTCTTTTATTCACAAGGTTTCCTGGTGCTGGATAATGTTGGTCGTGACATTAAACGCAAAAACATTCCTTACGAATCAACCGATTCAGTTTTTGCGGCTTCAGTTACAGTTTATGCAAAAGACAGCAGCCGTTATGCTGCTGAGCCATTGCTGATCCTGCGTGGCAACAACATTATGCCGGTAGCCGATACAGTTATTTCACAAAGCCTAGTACTGGCATTCAGCGGTGCTGAAGCAGATGGAATTAAACTTGGGGTGAAAGAAAGCAACTCTGTATTGGAATATGTAACGCTCAAAGCTTATCAGTTCCCGATGATTAATGTGTTGTGGCTGGGTATTTTGCTCATGACCTTTGGCTCTATGCTGGCCACCTGGAATCATATTCAGAAAAACAGGAGATCTGAACTGAAATCTGTTTGA
- a CDS encoding cytochrome c maturation protein CcmE domain-containing protein, with translation MKTSHILILIVIAVAIGILISSMGDLSTYDTIDSAKAKPGKFLHLIAKLDTANGKEIEYDALKNPNYLSFHVVDSLGGSTKVVYMKGKPPTDMERSERMVLKGKMTDSAFLCDDILIKCPSKYKDEKAKISTVAK, from the coding sequence ATGAAGACCTCACATATCCTGATTTTAATCGTGATTGCGGTAGCGATAGGTATCCTTATCAGCAGCATGGGCGACCTTTCAACCTACGATACCATTGATTCAGCAAAAGCCAAGCCCGGTAAGTTTTTACACCTCATCGCCAAGCTTGATACAGCCAATGGCAAAGAGATCGAATACGATGCACTTAAAAATCCCAATTACCTGAGTTTTCATGTGGTTGATTCTTTAGGAGGGTCTACAAAAGTGGTTTACATGAAAGGGAAACCACCAACAGATATGGAGCGTAGTGAGCGTATGGTGTTGAAAGGAAAGATGACGGACAGTGCTTTTTTGTGTGATGATATTCTCATTAAATGTCCAAGCAAGTACAAAGACGAAAAGGCGAAGATCAGCACAGTAGCTAAGTAA
- a CDS encoding agmatinase family protein: protein MADLSGFDPNSAGNPNNNIFGLPFSEEDADLIILPVPWEVTVSYKAGTARAPEHIFRASLQVDLLDNDTNDAWRRGIYMRDVDRSILLKSDYLRKEAELYINYISQGENVNDNKFMCKTLKEVNAGSVFLNNWVYEQTKALLDKGKLVALLGGDHSTPLGYYKAIAEKYGDFGILQIDAHFDLRESYEGFVYSHASIMYNALKEIPQIRKLVQVGVRDFGDNEWKIVCESNSRIVPYFDRDLKERLYEGQTWKQVVDEIIEHLPANVYISFDADGLDPKLCPHTGTPVMGGLETEQAFYLFRKIITSGRKLIGFDLNEVGVSSNEWDENVGARVLYKLSNMLLACNPN, encoded by the coding sequence ATGGCCGATCTATCGGGTTTTGACCCCAACAGCGCAGGTAACCCCAACAATAATATTTTCGGGCTTCCATTTTCAGAAGAAGATGCAGATTTGATCATATTGCCCGTTCCCTGGGAAGTAACCGTAAGTTACAAAGCAGGTACAGCCCGTGCACCAGAGCATATTTTCCGGGCAAGCCTTCAGGTTGATCTGCTCGATAATGATACCAATGATGCATGGCGACGTGGTATTTACATGCGTGATGTAGACCGCAGCATTCTCCTCAAAAGCGATTATCTCCGTAAAGAAGCCGAACTCTATATCAATTATATATCACAAGGCGAAAACGTGAACGATAATAAGTTCATGTGCAAAACACTTAAGGAAGTAAACGCCGGTAGTGTGTTCCTCAACAACTGGGTATATGAGCAAACAAAAGCTTTGCTTGATAAAGGCAAATTGGTTGCCTTGCTTGGTGGTGATCACAGCACTCCGCTGGGTTACTATAAAGCCATTGCTGAAAAATATGGGGATTTTGGAATACTGCAGATCGATGCGCATTTTGATCTGCGTGAATCATATGAAGGTTTCGTTTACTCCCATGCCTCCATCATGTATAATGCGTTGAAAGAAATTCCGCAGATCAGGAAACTGGTACAGGTCGGCGTACGTGATTTTGGCGATAACGAGTGGAAAATCGTTTGCGAAAGCAACTCCCGCATCGTTCCTTACTTTGATAGGGATTTAAAAGAGCGTTTGTATGAAGGACAAACCTGGAAGCAGGTGGTTGACGAAATTATTGAACACCTGCCGGCCAATGTGTACATCAGTTTTGATGCCGATGGGCTTGATCCGAAACTTTGCCCACACACAGGTACACCTGTTATGGGTGGCCTTGAAACCGAACAGGCTTTTTATTTATTCCGCAAGATCATTACAAGTGGCCGAAAACTTATTGGCTTCGATCTGAATGAAGTAGGCGTAAGCTCGAATGAGTGGGATGAAAATGTTGGTGCCCGTGTGCTTTACAAGCTCAGCAATATGCTGCTGGCATGTAATCCTAATTAA
- a CDS encoding beta strand repeat-containing protein → MLLKSTQKICADLLFPKKYGNKLSAKKSAICNHFYPQHFFLTVLLLFSINSYAQFDPRVDCTNGCTSNDIQIKTAYLVEPNSPYNPLTSSFQCQGAANVKLALELTTKTPRVGVFIYARVVNKLDPTIIYATVSECFSTALASVGTTKVVFSQNIGWPCGTEILLTDVFIGWGTGNTDFCQGASTPRCPGTPSKCYSLPPGQYITVIIPTAGSTIAEKCSDAPGGTTATFNLTSLNSTIIGSQQNVSVTWYSNVALTNLINNPGAYVSGTTQVFAKVTNNSDPSAFTYGTVTLNVFVTPVANSASATLCSSDAGGTTASFNLTGLGSTILNGQTGVTLSWYSDAAFQNSISSPYVTGSTIVYAKLSNNNAASCSSSVAVPLTVNRIPTVSTASSTLCSTSPGGTTASFDLSSLEATIINGQQNVGVTWYSNIELTTGISSPHVTGTTTVYAKVTNSNAASCYNSIAVPLTVNRTPTVSAASSTLCSSDPGGTTASFNLTGLEATIINGQQNVGITWYSNIELSASISSPHVTGSTTVYAKVSNSSASNCYSSVAVPLTVNRTPTVTAASSTLCSTSPGGTTASFNLTALEATIINGQQNVGVTWYGNIGLTTAISSPHVTGTTTVYAKVTNSNATSCYNSIAVSLTVNRTPTVSAAISTLCSTDPGGTTASFDLSSLEATIINGQQNVGITWYSNIELSASISSPHVAATTTVYAKVSNSNAANCYSSIAVPLTVNRTPTVTSTSAILCSTDGGGTTASFDLSGLATTILNGQSNVSLNWYSDAAFQNSISSPYVTGTTTVYAKVTNTNAASCTNSIAISLTVNSRPGTITADVTQPTCAVSTGTITVTSSKAGLTFSLNSINPADFTNATGIFASLAPGNYVIRSKSSAGCISDGVTKEVLAAAGATPAADVLIVTHPSCTSSTGTLKVVKAGSLEEYDNSIFEFSNGGDFTDNPVFSFKAGEGYSITVRRKLDHTCFAITSCEGEAPITENPAAINNTQQPEQVMITAPLSVAIKAIPNPFADRVRFSVTTERAGNGSIEVFNMQGQKVKTVYSGFVPAGISYYDLEVTGQSSGQLIYVLRIGSEKISGRLVRVNR, encoded by the coding sequence ATGCTACTCAAATCCACACAGAAGATTTGTGCAGATCTTCTATTCCCCAAAAAGTACGGAAACAAATTATCCGCAAAAAAATCAGCAATATGTAATCATTTCTACCCACAGCATTTTTTTCTAACGGTTCTTCTTCTTTTCAGCATCAATAGTTATGCTCAGTTTGATCCACGTGTTGATTGTACAAATGGTTGTACATCTAATGACATACAGATCAAAACTGCTTACCTTGTTGAACCTAATTCTCCCTACAACCCATTAACAAGTAGTTTTCAATGTCAAGGTGCAGCGAACGTAAAATTGGCGCTTGAACTTACTACCAAAACCCCAAGAGTAGGCGTATTTATTTATGCAAGAGTGGTCAATAAGCTTGATCCTACTATTATTTATGCAACTGTAAGTGAGTGTTTTTCAACTGCACTTGCCTCCGTTGGTACAACGAAAGTTGTTTTCAGCCAGAATATCGGTTGGCCTTGTGGCACCGAAATATTATTAACCGATGTATTTATTGGATGGGGTACAGGTAACACAGATTTTTGTCAAGGTGCATCAACGCCACGTTGTCCGGGAACTCCATCCAAGTGTTATTCATTGCCTCCCGGCCAATACATAACAGTCATTATTCCAACTGCCGGTTCAACCATTGCTGAAAAATGTTCCGATGCTCCGGGTGGCACAACTGCTACTTTCAATCTTACTTCTTTGAACAGTACTATTATCGGCAGTCAGCAAAATGTAAGTGTTACGTGGTACAGTAATGTTGCTTTGACCAATCTTATCAACAATCCGGGCGCTTATGTAAGTGGTACAACACAGGTTTTTGCAAAAGTTACTAATAACTCCGATCCGTCTGCTTTCACTTATGGAACGGTCACCCTTAACGTGTTTGTTACACCTGTTGCCAATTCTGCAAGTGCGACATTGTGTTCATCAGATGCGGGTGGTACAACTGCAAGTTTTAACCTGACTGGTCTCGGGTCAACAATATTGAATGGACAAACGGGAGTGACTCTTAGTTGGTACAGCGACGCAGCATTCCAAAATTCTATTTCATCTCCATATGTTACAGGTAGTACAATTGTGTACGCAAAATTGTCCAACAACAATGCAGCAAGCTGTAGCAGCAGTGTTGCAGTTCCTTTAACAGTGAACCGCATACCAACAGTATCAACTGCCAGTTCAACGTTGTGTTCAACAAGTCCCGGCGGAACAACAGCCAGTTTTGATCTTAGTAGCCTTGAAGCAACGATCATTAATGGTCAGCAAAATGTAGGTGTTACCTGGTATAGTAATATTGAATTAACAACGGGCATTTCGTCTCCGCATGTAACAGGTACAACAACGGTGTATGCAAAAGTGACTAATAGTAATGCGGCAAGTTGTTATAACAGTATTGCAGTTCCCTTAACTGTTAACCGAACTCCAACGGTATCAGCTGCAAGCTCTACATTGTGCTCAAGTGATCCTGGTGGAACAACCGCCAGTTTTAATTTAACTGGTCTTGAAGCGACCATCATTAATGGTCAGCAGAACGTAGGCATTACCTGGTACAGTAATATTGAATTATCAGCATCTATTTCATCACCGCATGTAACAGGCTCTACAACTGTGTATGCAAAAGTGAGTAACAGTAGTGCATCAAACTGTTACAGCAGTGTTGCTGTTCCCTTAACTGTTAACCGAACTCCAACTGTAACGGCTGCCAGTTCAACATTGTGTTCAACAAGTCCTGGAGGTACAACTGCCAGTTTTAATTTAACAGCTCTTGAAGCAACCATCATTAATGGTCAGCAAAATGTAGGTGTTACCTGGTATGGTAATATTGGTTTAACTACAGCCATTTCATCGCCGCATGTAACGGGTACAACAACGGTGTATGCAAAAGTGACTAATAGTAATGCAACAAGTTGTTATAATAGTATTGCTGTTTCCTTAACTGTTAACCGAACTCCAACGGTATCCGCAGCAATTTCAACTTTGTGTTCAACTGATCCGGGAGGAACAACCGCCAGTTTCGATCTTAGTAGTTTGGAGGCGACGATCATTAATGGTCAGCAGAATGTTGGTATTACCTGGTATAGTAATATTGAATTATCAGCATCTATTTCATCACCACATGTAGCAGCTACAACAACTGTGTATGCGAAAGTGAGCAATAGTAATGCTGCAAATTGTTACAGCAGTATTGCAGTTCCGTTAACTGTCAACCGAACGCCAACTGTTACATCAACAAGTGCAATTTTGTGTTCTACTGATGGCGGAGGAACAACTGCCAGCTTTGATCTAAGCGGACTTGCAACAACAATCCTCAACGGACAAAGTAATGTAAGCCTCAACTGGTATAGTGATGCTGCTTTTCAAAACTCGATATCGTCTCCATATGTAACTGGAACAACAACGGTGTATGCAAAAGTTACCAATACCAATGCTGCAAGTTGTACGAACAGTATTGCGATTAGTCTTACAGTTAACAGCAGACCCGGAACAATTACCGCCGATGTAACGCAACCAACATGTGCAGTTTCAACAGGAACTATTACAGTTACATCTTCAAAAGCTGGTCTCACTTTTAGTTTGAACAGTATTAACCCTGCCGACTTTACGAATGCAACAGGCATCTTTGCTTCATTGGCACCGGGCAATTATGTCATCAGAAGTAAATCAAGTGCAGGTTGTATTTCAGACGGAGTTACAAAAGAAGTACTGGCAGCAGCAGGCGCAACACCTGCAGCGGATGTGCTGATTGTCACTCATCCCAGTTGCACATCATCAACAGGTACGTTAAAAGTCGTGAAAGCAGGATCGCTGGAAGAGTATGATAATTCCATTTTTGAATTTAGTAATGGAGGCGATTTTACCGATAATCCGGTCTTCAGCTTTAAAGCCGGGGAAGGTTATTCAATAACCGTTCGCCGCAAGCTCGATCATACTTGTTTTGCCATTACATCGTGTGAAGGAGAAGCACCAATTACTGAAAATCCTGCTGCCATCAATAACACGCAGCAGCCTGAACAGGTAATGATCACTGCACCACTGAGTGTAGCTATCAAAGCAATTCCCAATCCATTTGCTGACAGAGTACGATTTTCTGTAACAACAGAGCGTGCCGGTAACGGCAGCATTGAAGTGTTTAATATGCAGGGGCAAAAAGTAAAAACAGTGTATAGTGGTTTTGTACCCGCAGGTATAAGCTATTATGATCTGGAAGTTACAGGTCAATCGTCGGGGCAATTGATTTATGTGCTTCGAATTGGTTCTGAAAAAATATCAGGCAGATTAGTAAGGGTGAACAGGTAA